In a single window of the Arthrobacter sp. StoSoilA2 genome:
- the ligA gene encoding NAD-dependent DNA ligase LigA — protein sequence MSTPENPDPVDTTTQDAAAAIVAEEGAPPSESLRDEYEQLADLVRKYRYAYYQEDAPTVSDAEFDELYRRLEEIEALHPELVSNDSPTQEVGGEVSAAFTAVAHLQRMYSLDDVFSLEELEAWVRKAEASVAKLGDSVPPIAWLTELKIDGLAVNLLYRDGKLVRAATRGDGTTGEDITHNVLTIKEIPRQLSGSGYPSEVEIRGEVFIPSKAFVEFNEALVAAGKAPLANPRNAAAGSLRQKDPAETAKRPLSMFVHGIGAREGLNAMSQSETYKLLADWGLPVSPYFKVLDSFEGVLKFIAHYGEHRHDLLHEIDGIVVKIDDFATQRALGYTSRVPRWAAAYKYPPEEVHTKLLDILVNVGRTGRVTPFGMMEPVKVAGSTVGMATLHNQDVVKAKGVMIGDIVILRKAGDVIPEIVGPVLALRDQQDPPVREFVMPTECPSCGTPLAPAKESDVDIRCPNAKSCPSQLRERVFHLAGRGAFDIEALGWEAAIALTQPAEPETPPLTSEAVLFTLKPEDLANVMIRREKRSKGVGTGQYELVPYFYSRGTAKSPSKPTATTEKLFAELEKAKKQPLWRVLVALSIRHVGPTASRALATAFGSMDAIRNATEEQLAHVDGVGPTIAAALKEWFAVDWHNEIVDSWAAAGVRMEDERDTSVPRTLEGLTIVVTGTLPNFSRDEAKEAIIIRGGKASGSVSKNTSYLVAGESAGTKLDKAEQLGVPILDEDGFRELLEKGPGNTEADADAAAEADAAETVKAEAE from the coding sequence GTGAGCACACCAGAGAATCCAGATCCGGTCGACACCACAACCCAGGATGCCGCTGCGGCCATCGTCGCAGAAGAGGGAGCACCTCCGTCGGAGAGCCTGCGGGATGAGTATGAGCAACTTGCGGACCTCGTTCGCAAGTACCGGTATGCCTATTACCAAGAGGACGCGCCCACGGTTTCCGACGCCGAGTTCGATGAACTCTACCGTCGCCTGGAAGAAATCGAAGCGCTGCATCCGGAACTCGTTTCCAATGACTCGCCTACGCAGGAAGTCGGCGGCGAAGTCTCTGCCGCCTTTACTGCCGTCGCGCACCTACAGCGGATGTACAGCCTGGACGACGTCTTTTCCCTCGAGGAGCTCGAAGCCTGGGTACGTAAGGCTGAAGCTTCCGTGGCCAAGCTCGGGGACAGCGTCCCGCCCATTGCCTGGCTGACTGAACTGAAAATCGATGGACTCGCCGTCAACCTGCTGTACAGGGACGGAAAATTGGTGCGCGCTGCCACCCGGGGTGACGGCACAACAGGTGAGGACATCACTCATAACGTGCTCACCATCAAGGAGATCCCGCGTCAACTCAGCGGCTCGGGTTATCCTTCGGAAGTTGAAATCCGTGGGGAAGTATTCATTCCTTCCAAGGCGTTCGTTGAGTTCAACGAAGCCTTGGTTGCGGCAGGCAAGGCCCCCCTCGCCAATCCACGCAATGCGGCTGCGGGCTCGCTCCGCCAGAAGGACCCGGCAGAAACAGCAAAGCGTCCACTGAGCATGTTCGTTCACGGCATCGGTGCCCGGGAGGGCCTGAATGCCATGAGCCAATCCGAAACCTATAAGTTGCTGGCTGACTGGGGACTGCCTGTCAGCCCCTATTTCAAGGTTCTGGATTCCTTTGAAGGCGTCCTGAAATTCATCGCCCATTATGGCGAGCACCGGCACGACCTCCTTCATGAAATCGATGGCATCGTGGTCAAAATTGATGACTTCGCCACACAACGCGCCCTCGGCTACACTTCCCGCGTCCCCAGATGGGCAGCCGCTTACAAATACCCGCCGGAGGAAGTCCACACCAAGCTTTTGGACATCCTCGTCAACGTGGGCCGCACGGGGCGCGTCACGCCGTTTGGAATGATGGAGCCGGTGAAGGTCGCGGGTTCCACCGTGGGAATGGCCACTCTGCACAACCAGGACGTGGTCAAGGCCAAAGGCGTCATGATCGGCGACATCGTGATTCTCCGCAAGGCCGGTGACGTGATCCCCGAGATCGTTGGACCCGTGCTGGCGCTGCGAGACCAACAGGACCCGCCCGTGCGCGAATTCGTGATGCCCACCGAGTGCCCGTCCTGCGGTACGCCATTGGCACCGGCAAAAGAAAGCGACGTGGACATCCGTTGCCCCAATGCCAAGTCCTGCCCGTCGCAGCTGCGTGAGCGTGTTTTCCATCTGGCTGGCCGCGGTGCGTTCGATATCGAGGCCCTGGGCTGGGAAGCAGCGATCGCCTTGACGCAGCCGGCAGAGCCGGAGACTCCTCCGTTGACCAGCGAAGCCGTGCTGTTCACTTTGAAGCCTGAGGATCTGGCGAATGTCATGATCCGCCGGGAGAAGAGGTCCAAGGGTGTAGGCACGGGCCAGTATGAGCTTGTTCCGTACTTCTACTCAAGGGGAACGGCCAAGTCGCCTTCAAAGCCAACGGCAACCACGGAAAAACTCTTTGCCGAGCTGGAGAAAGCGAAGAAGCAGCCTCTGTGGCGTGTCCTCGTGGCATTGTCCATTCGCCATGTGGGACCCACAGCCTCCCGTGCCCTTGCGACGGCCTTCGGCAGCATGGACGCGATCCGCAACGCCACTGAAGAGCAGCTTGCGCATGTTGACGGCGTCGGACCTACCATCGCGGCGGCCCTGAAGGAATGGTTCGCCGTGGACTGGCATAACGAGATCGTGGACAGCTGGGCAGCTGCCGGCGTGCGGATGGAAGACGAACGCGATACCAGCGTGCCGCGAACCCTTGAGGGCCTCACCATCGTGGTTACGGGGACCCTGCCAAACTTCAGCCGGGACGAAGCCAAAGAAGCCATCATCATTCGAGGCGGGAAGGCCTCCGGCTCGGTGTCCAAGAACACGAGCTACCTCGTGGCTGGTGAAAGTGCCGGGACCAAGCTGGATAAAGCCGAGCAGCTCGGTGTTCCGATTTTGGATGAGGACGGCTTCCGCGAGTTGTTGGAGAAGGGCCCGGGGAACACCGAGGCCGACGCTGACGCTGCAGCCGAGGCCGATGCTGCAGAGACAGTGAAAGCAGAAGCAGAATGA
- a CDS encoding inositol monophosphatase family protein, with translation MTDAIELLAVAKRAAAAGAAVLSRRAAAGTGGVGLGISNKGDAGDWVTEFDVAAENAVREAILAARPNDAITGEEHGTTRPQQASGYRWSIDPLDGTTNFIRNIVYYATSVAVADADGVWLAGVVHAPALGRVYSAARGEGAWLEVAGETTRLAGPVPGRTGLILATGFSYDPDTRANQAEGLADLMNGFADVRRLGSAALDLCLVADGTYDAFGERGLNEHDFSAGALIAEEAGCWVRRPRLASPLDGGPTLEDRLAAWTCAGALELSGKFPL, from the coding sequence ATGACCGACGCCATCGAGCTGCTCGCCGTAGCGAAACGCGCTGCTGCTGCGGGCGCGGCTGTCCTGTCCCGGAGAGCTGCCGCGGGCACAGGCGGCGTGGGATTGGGAATATCCAACAAAGGCGATGCCGGCGATTGGGTGACCGAGTTCGACGTCGCAGCAGAGAACGCAGTCCGCGAGGCTATCCTTGCGGCCCGGCCGAACGACGCCATCACGGGGGAGGAGCACGGCACCACCCGGCCCCAGCAAGCCTCGGGTTACCGCTGGTCCATTGATCCCCTTGATGGCACTACCAACTTCATCCGCAACATCGTCTATTACGCCACGTCGGTGGCCGTGGCGGATGCCGACGGCGTCTGGCTGGCGGGAGTAGTTCATGCGCCGGCCCTGGGTCGGGTCTACTCGGCCGCCCGGGGCGAGGGCGCCTGGTTGGAAGTCGCGGGGGAGACTACCCGTTTGGCGGGCCCCGTTCCCGGACGCACCGGCCTCATCCTTGCCACTGGGTTCAGTTACGATCCCGATACCCGTGCCAATCAGGCAGAAGGCCTCGCCGATCTGATGAACGGCTTCGCGGATGTTCGGCGGCTGGGGTCCGCGGCGTTGGATCTGTGCCTGGTGGCAGATGGCACCTACGACGCCTTTGGGGAGCGCGGATTGAACGAGCATGATTTCTCTGCCGGCGCCCTGATCGCCGAAGAAGCGGGCTGTTGGGTGCGAAGGCCACGGCTCGCGAGCCCACTCGACGGCGGTCCAACACTTGAGGATCGCCTGGCCGCGTGGACGTGCGCAGGGGCCTTGGAGCTGTCCGGCAAATTTCCCCTGTGA
- a CDS encoding AAA family ATPase: protein MIKTLAIANYRSIRDLAIELHGLDVVTGANGSGKSSLYRALRLLAECAGGDSGNVVGSLARDGGLASTLWAGPESISEAMRRGEVPVQGTLRRDSVNLKLGYSGDDFGYLVDLGMPVSSGAGFDQETGRPRPSAFSLDPEVKREQIFSGPIARPGSLLVDRKGSLPKLRGPDGEWTELSRRLDTFQSMLTEVSDQDRAPEVLRVRDSVRSWRFYDHFRTDAEAPARQAQLGTRTPVLHHSGKDLAAALQTLREVGFERQLDAAIDHAFPGSRLELAVSDGRFTVELRQPGMLRPMKAAELSDGTLRFLLLTAALLTPRPPELMVLNEPETSLHIDLMPALAGLIIQASANSQIIVVTHSEALLRALRESGAAHEHELYKDLGETRIKGLGSLEGPLWSWPKR from the coding sequence ATGATCAAGACCCTCGCCATCGCCAACTACCGCTCCATCCGCGATCTCGCGATTGAGCTGCATGGCCTGGACGTGGTGACAGGGGCCAACGGCAGTGGCAAATCCTCCCTGTACCGTGCGCTGCGCCTGCTGGCCGAATGCGCCGGCGGCGACTCCGGAAACGTGGTGGGATCGTTGGCCAGGGATGGCGGGCTGGCATCGACGCTGTGGGCCGGTCCTGAATCAATCAGCGAGGCAATGCGGCGGGGCGAAGTTCCGGTCCAAGGTACCCTCCGCCGGGATTCCGTCAACCTGAAACTGGGGTATTCGGGTGACGACTTCGGTTACCTTGTGGACTTGGGCATGCCCGTGTCCAGTGGCGCCGGCTTTGACCAGGAAACAGGCAGGCCCCGTCCTTCGGCTTTTAGCCTGGATCCCGAGGTCAAGCGCGAGCAGATCTTTTCCGGACCGATCGCAAGGCCAGGTTCCCTGTTGGTGGATCGCAAAGGAAGCCTTCCGAAGCTCCGTGGGCCTGACGGTGAATGGACCGAACTCTCGCGCCGGCTGGATACTTTCCAAAGCATGCTGACGGAAGTTTCGGACCAGGACCGGGCTCCTGAAGTACTGCGGGTCCGGGACTCCGTGCGTTCCTGGCGGTTCTACGATCACTTCCGGACAGATGCCGAAGCCCCGGCCCGGCAGGCGCAACTCGGCACCCGCACTCCCGTGCTGCACCACAGCGGGAAGGACCTGGCGGCGGCGCTGCAGACCCTGCGTGAAGTGGGATTTGAACGGCAGCTGGACGCAGCGATCGATCACGCCTTTCCGGGAAGCCGCCTCGAATTAGCCGTAAGCGACGGCCGCTTCACCGTTGAGTTGCGGCAGCCTGGGATGCTGCGGCCCATGAAAGCGGCCGAACTCTCGGATGGTACGTTACGCTTCCTGCTCCTGACCGCCGCGTTGCTCACTCCCCGGCCTCCGGAATTGATGGTTCTCAACGAACCCGAGACGAGCCTCCACATCGACCTGATGCCGGCACTGGCTGGACTCATCATCCAAGCCAGTGCCAACAGCCAGATCATCGTGGTGACACACTCCGAAGCGCTGCTCAGGGCGCTCCGGGAAAGCGGAGCGGCCCATGAGCACGAGCTTTACAAGGATCTGGGCGAGACCAGGATCAAGGGACTCGGATCCCTGGAAGGCCCATTGTGGAGTTGGCCCAAACGCTGA
- a CDS encoding LLM class flavin-dependent oxidoreductase, with the protein MTAPQRQLHLNAFLMSTGHHEASWRLPESDPFASTKVEHYQHLARTAERGKLDSIFFADSPVLFGEVGRRPAGKLEPTVLLTAIAAATRNIGLIATASTTYNDPFNLARRFASVDWVSGGRAGWNVVTTAGPDAARNFGVDDQPAHAVRYERAAEFIEVSQKLWDSWEDDAVLADKAEGVWGDDTKIRTIEHEGKHFRVRGPLNVPRSPQGHPLIVQAGSSEDGKKLAAQYAEAVFTAHQTVEDAQAFYADLKARTLAVGRDPEGIKILPGIVPVIGSTEAEALKLERELDELIKPEYAREQLARTLRVAPADLPLDQQLPADLPSEDEIEGAKSRYTLIVELARREQLTVRQLIGRLGGGRGHRTFSGTPEQVADAIQDWFQAGAADGFNIMPPVLPSGLEVFVDQVVPILQQRGLFRAEYTASTLRGHYGLARPGNRFSGSAAQQLTSIGSAF; encoded by the coding sequence ATGACCGCCCCACAACGCCAACTCCACCTCAACGCCTTCCTGATGAGCACTGGCCATCACGAGGCCTCCTGGCGCCTGCCGGAAAGTGATCCTTTCGCCTCCACCAAGGTGGAGCACTACCAGCACCTGGCCCGCACGGCGGAACGCGGAAAACTCGACTCCATCTTCTTCGCGGACTCCCCCGTCCTCTTCGGCGAGGTAGGCCGTCGCCCTGCCGGCAAGCTGGAACCCACGGTGCTGCTGACCGCCATCGCGGCGGCAACCCGGAACATCGGCCTGATCGCCACAGCCTCCACCACCTACAATGACCCCTTCAACCTGGCACGGCGCTTCGCCTCGGTGGACTGGGTCAGCGGTGGTCGCGCCGGTTGGAATGTCGTCACGACGGCGGGGCCGGACGCTGCGCGAAACTTCGGCGTCGATGACCAGCCTGCGCATGCCGTCCGTTACGAGCGGGCGGCCGAGTTCATCGAAGTATCCCAAAAGCTGTGGGACAGCTGGGAAGACGACGCCGTGCTGGCCGACAAAGCGGAGGGAGTCTGGGGTGATGACACCAAGATCCGCACCATCGAGCACGAAGGCAAGCATTTCCGCGTACGTGGTCCCCTGAACGTCCCCCGTTCCCCCCAGGGCCACCCGCTGATCGTGCAGGCGGGATCCTCGGAAGACGGTAAGAAGCTCGCCGCCCAGTACGCCGAGGCCGTGTTCACAGCCCACCAGACAGTGGAGGATGCGCAGGCTTTCTACGCCGATTTGAAGGCCCGCACCCTGGCCGTGGGGCGCGATCCCGAGGGCATCAAGATCCTGCCCGGCATCGTCCCGGTCATTGGTTCCACGGAGGCAGAAGCGCTGAAGCTTGAGCGTGAACTCGACGAGCTGATCAAGCCTGAATACGCCCGCGAACAGCTGGCAAGGACCCTGCGGGTGGCCCCCGCGGACCTTCCGCTGGACCAGCAATTGCCTGCGGACCTCCCCTCCGAGGACGAGATTGAGGGAGCCAAGAGCCGGTACACGCTGATCGTGGAGCTTGCCCGCCGTGAACAGCTTACGGTCCGGCAACTGATCGGCCGTTTGGGCGGCGGACGTGGGCACCGCACCTTCTCAGGGACGCCGGAGCAAGTGGCCGATGCCATCCAGGACTGGTTCCAGGCAGGCGCCGCCGATGGCTTCAACATCATGCCGCCCGTCCTGCCGTCCGGGCTGGAGGTCTTCGTGGACCAGGTAGTGCCGATCCTTCAGCAGCGTGGCCTGTTCCGCGCCGAATACACGGCGTCGACGCTGCGCGGACACTACGGGCTGGCACGCCCCGGGAACCGCTTCTCCGGTTCCGCGGCGCAGCAGCTCACATCCATCGGTTCGGCCTTCTGA
- a CDS encoding ABC transporter ATP-binding protein, with protein sequence MATHVGGLSASQGVGPRTAPSHEVSVRNLIRSFGPKGVLNGVDLDIAPGEFVALLGPSGCGKSTLLRALAGLDRDVRGSGIVKVPDQVSVVFQDSRLLPWDTVLGNVTLGLRYDDADARGRRALAEVGLAGREKAWPHELSGGEQQRVALARSLVREPRLLLADEPFGALDALTRLKMHALLKELVAAHRPAVLLVTHDVDEAITLADRVIVLQDGRVALERQAGTGVGHSSLRGELLAALGVHVGA encoded by the coding sequence ATGGCAACGCACGTTGGCGGGCTGAGTGCCTCGCAGGGAGTCGGGCCGCGCACGGCACCTTCCCACGAGGTCTCCGTACGCAACCTCATCCGAAGCTTCGGTCCCAAGGGCGTGCTCAACGGGGTGGACCTGGACATCGCTCCGGGCGAATTCGTTGCCCTGCTTGGCCCCAGCGGCTGCGGTAAGAGCACACTGCTCCGTGCCCTTGCCGGCCTGGACCGCGACGTCCGCGGGAGTGGGATCGTCAAGGTCCCGGACCAGGTGTCGGTGGTGTTCCAGGACTCGAGGCTCCTTCCCTGGGACACCGTCCTGGGCAACGTCACGTTGGGCCTCAGATATGACGACGCCGATGCCCGCGGACGCCGTGCACTCGCCGAGGTGGGACTCGCCGGCCGCGAAAAAGCCTGGCCGCACGAGCTGTCCGGAGGTGAGCAACAGCGCGTTGCCTTGGCGAGGTCGCTGGTGCGGGAGCCCCGGCTGCTTCTTGCCGATGAACCCTTCGGTGCCCTCGACGCCCTTACCCGCCTGAAGATGCACGCGCTCTTGAAGGAACTGGTTGCCGCGCATCGCCCCGCCGTCCTGCTCGTCACCCACGACGTCGACGAGGCCATCACCTTGGCCGACCGCGTGATCGTCCTACAAGACGGCCGTGTAGCCCTCGAGCGCCAGGCCGGAACCGGCGTCGGGCATTCATCGCTGAGGGGCGAGTTGCTCGCCGCCCTCGGCGTCCACGTTGGTGCCTGA
- a CDS encoding ABC transporter permease: MTTTAAQHATAATARTRTAPPQTRDVGTQPGAVVEPHLDPALTGRPDVRPVSRPLGPGPRRRLAGLVGPAALILLWVVSAATGLLDPRILSEPWTVVSTAGELIADGRLQENLAISAQRAGFGLLFGIVVGAVLALLAGLSRVGEALIDGPVQIKRAIPGLALIPLLILWFGIDETMKVLTITLGVFVPIYLQTHAGLRGIDLRYVELAQTVGLTRSGFIRRVVLPGALPGFFLGLRFAVTGAWVSLVVVEQINSTSGIGYMMELARTYGQTNIIVLGLAVYGVLGLLSDAAVRLLERKALSWQRTLAG; this comes from the coding sequence ATGACAACAACTGCTGCCCAGCACGCGACTGCCGCTACCGCGCGAACCCGCACGGCTCCCCCACAGACGCGCGACGTCGGCACCCAACCGGGCGCCGTCGTCGAACCTCACCTCGACCCGGCATTGACGGGCCGCCCCGATGTCAGGCCCGTCAGCCGCCCCCTGGGTCCTGGACCAAGACGCCGCCTGGCCGGTTTGGTGGGCCCCGCCGCCCTGATCCTGCTCTGGGTGGTTTCGGCCGCTACAGGCCTCCTGGATCCCCGGATCCTGTCCGAGCCGTGGACCGTAGTGTCTACGGCGGGCGAGCTGATCGCGGACGGCCGACTCCAGGAGAACCTTGCAATCTCTGCCCAGCGTGCAGGCTTCGGGCTGTTGTTCGGGATTGTGGTGGGAGCCGTGCTGGCTCTCCTGGCTGGGCTGAGCCGGGTGGGTGAGGCCTTGATCGATGGTCCTGTGCAAATCAAGCGCGCCATCCCCGGCCTGGCCCTGATCCCCCTGCTGATCCTTTGGTTCGGCATCGATGAAACCATGAAGGTCCTCACCATCACGTTGGGGGTGTTCGTGCCGATCTACCTGCAAACGCACGCCGGACTGCGCGGAATCGACCTGCGATACGTCGAGTTGGCACAGACAGTTGGGCTAACCCGGTCCGGGTTCATCCGTCGCGTGGTGCTCCCCGGGGCGCTGCCCGGATTCTTCCTGGGGCTCCGCTTCGCCGTCACTGGCGCTTGGGTGTCCTTGGTGGTGGTGGAGCAGATCAATTCCACCAGCGGCATCGGCTACATGATGGAGCTCGCCCGCACGTACGGCCAAACCAACATCATCGTCCTGGGCCTTGCCGTCTACGGCGTCCTGGGCCTGCTTTCCGACGCAGCCGTCCGGCTCCTGGAACGAAAGGCATTGTCATGGCAACGCACGTTGGCGGGCTGA
- a CDS encoding ABC transporter substrate-binding protein translates to MSASPRVRTRINTNHQRTAPNRRQVLGAFIALPALGLLTACGGSATAGGDATQAAQVTAPLATSVPEGTTLVVGDPTVQVALELSGLDKKLSFPVKFANISGGPATTEAFRANALDVGSVADIPPIHATWTGLDVRIIAGVFRKDAVNHPLYELGVAPGAGITELQGLRGKKIAYSPGQAQGALVLRILEKAGLEQKDVKLVELPSTGDTYSTALSSKHVDAAPLGGVQIKRYLAKYGADGGTTLRHGLRDDPGHLYAPAKVLEDPAKAAALAEYVKLWGQAQRWIQDHPREWLEGYYVKNQGLSREDGQYLIDAAGERDLPASWTEAIARHQQTIDLLAREQKKPKLDAAKLYDLRFEAIAGTAYAAAGGA, encoded by the coding sequence ATGTCCGCGTCCCCCCGCGTTCGAACACGGATCAACACAAATCATCAACGCACTGCACCCAACCGCCGCCAAGTCCTCGGCGCCTTCATCGCCCTCCCCGCCCTCGGCCTATTAACTGCCTGCGGCGGTTCGGCCACGGCTGGTGGCGACGCCACACAGGCCGCGCAGGTCACGGCACCGCTGGCCACCTCCGTCCCGGAAGGGACCACGCTGGTGGTGGGCGACCCCACGGTACAGGTCGCCTTGGAACTCTCCGGCCTGGACAAGAAGCTCAGCTTCCCGGTGAAGTTTGCCAACATTTCCGGCGGCCCGGCCACCACCGAAGCGTTCCGGGCCAACGCGTTGGATGTCGGTTCCGTGGCCGACATACCTCCCATCCATGCCACGTGGACCGGCCTGGATGTCCGGATCATTGCGGGCGTCTTTCGCAAAGACGCCGTGAACCACCCACTTTATGAATTGGGTGTGGCCCCGGGCGCCGGGATTACGGAACTCCAGGGCCTTCGTGGCAAGAAGATCGCCTACAGTCCCGGCCAGGCGCAGGGCGCGCTCGTCCTGCGCATCCTGGAAAAGGCAGGCCTGGAACAAAAGGACGTCAAGCTCGTGGAACTGCCCAGCACGGGGGACACGTATTCCACCGCCCTGTCCAGCAAGCACGTTGATGCTGCCCCACTGGGAGGCGTCCAAATCAAGCGATACCTGGCCAAGTACGGCGCCGACGGCGGAACCACTCTCCGCCACGGACTCCGCGACGATCCCGGTCACCTGTACGCGCCGGCAAAGGTCTTGGAGGATCCGGCCAAGGCTGCCGCACTTGCGGAGTATGTGAAGCTCTGGGGACAGGCACAGCGGTGGATCCAGGACCACCCCAGGGAATGGCTTGAGGGCTACTACGTCAAGAACCAGGGGCTCTCCCGCGAGGACGGCCAGTACCTGATCGATGCCGCCGGCGAGCGCGATCTCCCTGCCTCGTGGACGGAGGCCATTGCCCGCCACCAGCAAACCATCGACCTGCTGGCACGCGAGCAGAAAAAGCCCAAATTGGACGCTGCAAAGCTGTACGACCTGCGCTTCGAGGCTATAGCCGGCACGGCCTACGCTGCGGCAGGGGGCGCCTAG
- a CDS encoding GNAT family N-acetyltransferase — protein MHSSITVRPALPEDYDDVARITQDSYVTAGYYGSADHPYLQQLQDVAARAEHAEIFVAERNGQVIGSVTAAPAGGGFSDIGLEDELELRTLVVDPAVQRSGAGRALVQAVVEQAKAMDGIGAVSLTTGATWESANALYARTGFARAPHRDWFVPGTDIKLFVYRLDLQQP, from the coding sequence GTGCATTCGTCGATTACTGTCCGCCCAGCCCTGCCCGAAGACTATGACGACGTTGCCCGCATCACGCAGGATTCATACGTCACCGCGGGGTACTACGGCAGCGCGGACCACCCGTACCTTCAGCAACTCCAGGACGTGGCAGCGCGCGCGGAGCACGCCGAAATCTTCGTCGCGGAACGGAACGGCCAGGTGATCGGTTCCGTCACGGCAGCACCGGCCGGTGGCGGATTCTCTGACATCGGCCTGGAAGACGAACTGGAACTGCGCACCCTGGTGGTAGATCCCGCTGTACAGCGTTCCGGCGCCGGACGGGCTTTGGTGCAGGCCGTCGTCGAGCAAGCCAAAGCGATGGACGGCATCGGTGCTGTCTCCCTCACTACGGGAGCCACGTGGGAGAGCGCCAATGCCCTCTACGCCCGGACCGGTTTTGCCCGCGCTCCGCACCGCGACTGGTTCGTGCCCGGCACCGACATAAAGCTGTTCGTTTACAGGCTGGACCTCCAGCAGCCATAA
- a CDS encoding RidA family protein: MRKTYGTGSVWEQTLGYSRAVQVDNTLFISATAASGVVDGQDAIVGDDFYSQTKYILEKLGAVLEEAGFSYEDVVQSKLYLTDISKWEDAGRAHGEVFGEIRPTLALVHVLPFLDSRMLVEIELVAQKSA; the protein is encoded by the coding sequence ATGCGCAAGACATATGGCACGGGTTCCGTCTGGGAACAGACCCTGGGGTACTCCCGCGCGGTCCAGGTGGACAACACACTCTTCATTTCTGCTACGGCGGCTTCCGGCGTCGTTGATGGGCAGGATGCAATCGTCGGCGATGACTTCTACTCGCAGACCAAATACATCCTAGAGAAGCTCGGAGCGGTCCTGGAAGAAGCGGGGTTCTCCTACGAGGACGTGGTTCAGTCCAAGCTGTACCTGACGGACATCAGCAAGTGGGAAGACGCCGGCCGGGCCCACGGCGAGGTTTTCGGAGAGATTCGTCCCACCCTGGCACTGGTGCACGTGCTGCCCTTCCTGGATTCCAGGATGCTGGTGGAAATCGAGCTCGTCGCGCAGAAGTCCGCGTAA
- a CDS encoding response regulator, producing MAEDLRVLIVDDDFHVARLHAAYVDSVAGFMALAPAGSASQALQAIHSLRPDLVLLDVYLPDGSGLDLLGQLDIDAIMLTAASDAPSIRVAMRRGALGYLLKPFPAESLSQQLRSYARYRRILGQQTGVDQTTIERAKRALIPGDVTPAQKPRSATEAAVLESLLPGEQYSAAEVADRVGVSRATAQRYLSSLADDGAVEIQLRYGSTGRPEHRYGIPG from the coding sequence GTGGCTGAGGATTTGAGGGTGCTCATTGTGGACGATGACTTCCACGTTGCCCGGCTGCATGCAGCCTACGTGGACTCAGTGGCCGGATTCATGGCGCTCGCTCCTGCCGGTTCCGCGTCCCAGGCTTTGCAGGCGATCCACAGCCTGCGTCCTGACCTGGTGTTGCTGGACGTGTACCTGCCGGACGGTTCAGGGCTTGATTTGCTGGGCCAGCTGGACATCGATGCCATCATGCTGACAGCGGCCTCTGATGCCCCGTCCATCAGGGTTGCCATGCGGCGCGGCGCGCTGGGGTACCTGCTAAAGCCCTTCCCCGCGGAATCCTTGTCCCAGCAGCTGAGGTCCTATGCACGGTATCGCCGGATCCTTGGACAGCAAACCGGCGTTGACCAGACCACGATTGAACGTGCCAAACGGGCACTGATCCCAGGTGACGTGACGCCCGCTCAAAAACCACGCTCGGCAACCGAAGCGGCGGTCCTGGAATCGCTGCTTCCGGGCGAACAGTACTCGGCCGCCGAAGTCGCGGACCGGGTGGGCGTTTCCCGGGCGACGGCGCAGAGGTACCTGTCCTCGCTTGCCGACGATGGCGCCGTCGAAATCCAATTACGCTACGGAAGCACGGGCCGCCCGGAACACCGCTACGGCATCCCGGGCTAA